The Primulina tabacum isolate GXHZ01 chromosome 7, ASM2559414v2, whole genome shotgun sequence genome includes a window with the following:
- the LOC142551754 gene encoding serine/threonine-protein kinase STN8, chloroplastic, translated as MVIVDKPSNDATHTHLETLLRLGIGEPLMMASLLSPAVTSFTYHSKPSIYFFKTPISVPCKRNSIKCNSFLDDISQGLLNDSLHLDRFAAFQRLQSAAGELPEVQKWEILIFSVLVWIYLTARPGVLMGAIDTYIFATLQLGLDSLLGRRNLKRRDFLVGDRLGEGSFGVVYSGLIVPKNVNVDQSVTKRASAKAVQLKQGLKDKVILKKVKIGVQGAVECGDYEEWFNYRLSRAAPDTCAEFLGSFVSDTTDTLYTKGEKWLVWKFEGDLDLADYMNDRGFPLNLESLVFGRKLQGLEPNERNALIIKQIMRQIISSLKKIHDTGIVHRDVKPSNLVVTKNGRIKLIDFGAATDLRIGKNYVPDRGLLDPDYCPPELYVMPEETPKPPPEPIAALMSPILWQLNSPDLFDMYSAGIVLVQMAIPSLRSKAGLKNFNLELKGVGYDLNRWREKSRTRADLSILDLDSGRGWDLASKLITPRSSLRRGRLSAAAALRHPYFLLGADQAASLLSKFTVIKR; from the exons ATGGTAATTGTGGATAAACCTTCGAATGACGCGACGCACACCCATCTTGAAACATTACTTCGTTTGGGGATCGGAGAGCCATTGATGATGGCTTCTCTTCTGTCCCCGGCTGTAACTTCATTTACCTATCACTCCAAACCATCCATCTACTTCTTCAAAACCCCCATTTCAGTTCCTTGTAAAAGGAATTCCATCAAATGCAATTCATTTCTTGATGACATCTCTCAGGGCCTGTTAAATGATTCCCTTCATCTGGACCGGTTTGCTGCTTTCCAGCGGCTCCAAAGTGCTGCCGGGGAGCTGCCAGAAGTTCAAAAATGGGAGATACTGATTTTTTCTGTTCTCGTTTGGATATACCTGACTGCTAGGCCCGGAGTTCTTATGGGAGCGATCGATACGTATATTTTCGCCACTCTGCAACTGGGATTGGACAGTTTACTAGGGAGAAGGAATCTAAAGAGAAGGGATTTTTTGGTTGGTGATAGATTGGGTGAAGGGTCGTTTGGTGTTGTTTACTCTGGACTGATCGTTCCCAAGAACGTAAATGTGGATCAAAGTGTGACCAAACGAGCGAGTGCGAAAGCTGTTCAGCTTAAACAAGGGCTGAAAGATAAAGTTATTCTCAAGAAG GTAAAGATTGGAGTTCAAGGTGCGGTGGAGTGTGGGGATTATGAGGAGTGGTTCAATTACAGACTGTCGAGAGCAGCTCCAGATACATGCGCTGAGTTTCTCGGCAGCTTTGTATCAGATACAACTGATACTCTGTATACAAAGGGTGAGAAATGGCTTGTCTGGAAATTTGAG GGAGATCTAGACCTCGCCGATTACATGAATGATCGCGGGTTCCCATTGAATTTAGAGTCTCTGGTGTTTGGTCGCAAGCTGCAAGGCCTAGAGCCCAATGAACGCAATGCGTTGATCATCAAACAGATAATGCGCCAGATCATTAGTTCCCTTAAGAAAATCCATGACACGGGGATCGTTCATCGAGATGTAAAGCCATCCAACTTGGTTGTCACGAAAAATGGACGAATAAAACTCATTGATTTCGGTGCAGCAACAGACCTACGAATAGGGAAAAACTATGTCCCCGACCGTGGGCTGCTAGACCCTGATTACTGTCCCCCCGAACTGTATGTAATGCCTGAAGAAACCCCAAAACCACCACCGGAGCCCATTGCTGCACTGATGTCCCCAATCTTGTGGCAACTCAACAGTCCTGATCTATTTGACATGTACTCGGCGGGGATAGTGTTGGTGCAAATGGCAATACCAAGCTTAAGGTCGAAAGCGGGATTGAAGAACTTTAACTTGGAATTGAAGGGAGTGGGCTATGACTTGAATAGATGGAGGGAGAAGAGTAGGACGAGGGCCGACCTCTCCATACTCGATCTCGATTCGGGGCGAGGCTGGGATTTGGCCTCGAAACTGATAACTCCGAGAAGTTCCTTGAGGCGAGGGCGTCTATCCGCGGCAGCTGCTCTAAGGCATCCTTATTTTTTGTTGGGTGCGGATCAAGCTGCTTCCCTTCTCTCCAAATTCACTGTAATCAAACGCTGA